Proteins found in one Salvia splendens isolate huo1 chromosome 10, SspV2, whole genome shotgun sequence genomic segment:
- the LOC121752178 gene encoding F-box/LRR-repeat protein 15-like has product MRLWCFEFLCFGDKEEESVAACGLCYFYCRNKGGCRMMEGFSGKAIEDMDNDDPESGFWANFHNGGGGGSGLGLQVDGELANAMETDEMFDLGGESGERSEDFLLWLNERKGRQDDDASGSQELKVDVNLNLGLGGESSSSTAMDAMRRESSDRDSQNKRPKVHSFSLDWGTQFENEFHYLHPHHDKFDDGDFPDSPIGGDDATKNIDADRMDDAEVLMDLADRIDDMEVRMDLTDDLLHMVLSFLEHIDLCRAARVCRQWRDASSHEDFWRHLNFENCHISLQQFEDMCHRYPNATAVNIYGAPAIHPLAMKAMSSLRNLEVLTLGKGQLGEAFFQALTDCHMLKSLNINDATLGNGIQETPISHDRLHDLQIVKCRVVRISIRCPQLETLSLKRSSMPHAVLNCPLLRELDIASCHKLSDAAIRSAVAPCPLLESLDMSNCSCVSDETLQVISQHCVHLRILDASYCPNISLESVRLNLLTVLKLHSCEGITSASMVAIASSSLLEVLELDNCSLLTSVSLDLQRLKNIRLVHCRKFIDLTLRSSVLTSITVSNCPSLQRISIISNALKKLVLQKQESLTTLVLQCPSLQEVDLAECESLTNSICEVFGSGGGCPLLRSLVLDNCERLTTVSFRSTSLVSLSLGGCRAITSLELKCPYLEHVSLDGCDHLERASFSPVGLKSLNMGICPKLNVLLVEAPSMVSLELKGCGVLSEAFIYCPLLTALDASFCSQLKDDFLSATAFSCPLIESLVLMSCPSVGPDGLSSLRGLRSLTYLDLSYTFLVNLQPVFRSCLYLKVLKLQACKYLSDTSLEPIYKGNALPALCELDLSYGTLRQSAIEELLAGCRHLTHVSLNGCVNMHDLDWGFHNGRLSDVSTSYELFGGSSGESDMLLPEHETNRLLQNLNCVCCPNIKKVVIPPTARCFHLSSLNLSLSSNLKEVDISCCNLLFLNLSNCNSLEILKLDCPRLTSLFLQSCSIEEEAVETAITHCSVLETLDVRFCPKISPLSMGTLRLACPSLKRIFSSLAAT; this is encoded by the exons ATGAGGCTTTGGTGCTTTGAATTTTTATGCTTTGGAGATAAAGAGGAGGAGAGTGTTGCTGCGTGCGggttatgttatttttattgtcgGAATAAGGGGGGCTGCCGTATGATGGAGGGATTTTCGGGGAAAGCGATCGAGGACATGGATAATGATGATCCTGAATCAGGGTTTTGGGCTAACTTTCACaatggtggcggtggtggtagTGGTTTAGGGTTGCAGGTGGATGGCGAGCTAGCAAACGCGATGGAAACGGACGAAATGTTTGATCTTGGTGGCGAATCGGGTGAGAGAAGTGAGGATTTCCTGCTGTGGCTGAATGAGAGGAAGGGTAGACAAGATGATGACGCTAGTGGAAGTCAGGAGCTGAAAGTGGATGTTAATTTGAATTTGGGATTAGGTGGTGAGTCTTCTTCTTCCACGGCAATGGATGCTATGAGAAGAGAGAGTTCTGATCGCGATTCGCAGAATAAACGACCCAAAGTTCATTCTTTTTCTCT GGACTGGGGCACTCAGTTCGAAAATGAATTTCATTACCTTCATCCACATCACGACAAGTTTGATGATGGGGATTTTCCTGATTCTCCGATTGGTGGAGACGATGCAACAAAAAATATTGATGCTGATAGGATGGATGATGCGGAAGTTCTGATGGATCTGGCCGATAGGATAGATGATATGGAAGTTCGGATGGATCTGACTGATGACTTATTGCATATG GTTCTCTCTTTCTTGGAACACATAGATCTTTGCCGAGCTGCAAGGGTTTGCCGGCAGTGGAGAGATGCAAGTTCTCATGAAGATTTCTGGCGGCACCTGAATTTTGAGAACTGCCACATATCTCTGCAGCAAT TTGAGGACATGTGTCATCGATATCCCAATGCTACTGCAGTGAATATTTATGGTGCCCCTGCTATCCATCCCTTAGCGATGAAAGCCATGTCGTCACTGAG AAATCTTGAGGTTTTGACCTTGGGCAAAGGCCAGTTAGGAGAAGCCTTTTTCCAAGCATTGACAGATTGCCACATGTTGAAGAGTTTAAATATCAATGATGCTACGTTAGGTAATGGTATTCAGGAAACCCCCATTTCTCATGATAGATTGCACGATCTTCAGATAGTGAAATGCCGTGTGGTTCGCATCTCTATCAG GTGTCCCCAGCTTGAGACATTGTCTCTAAAGCGCAGTAGTATGCCACATGCGGTTCTCAATTGTCCCCTTCTGCGTGAGCTTGATATAGCTTCCTGTCACAAGCTTTCAGATGCTGCAATTCGCTCAGCTGTGGCACCATGCCCACTCTTGGAGTCCCTGGACATGTCCAATTGTTCATGTGTTAGTGATGAAACACTGCAAGTAATATCTCAGCATTGTGTACATCTCCGAATTCTTGATGCTTCATACTGCCCAAACATCTCTCTTGAA TCTGTGAGGCTTAATTTGTTGACGGTTCTGAAACTTCATAGTTGTGAGGGAATAACATCGGCTTCAATGGTTGCTATAGCTTCGAGTTCTTTGCTCGAG GTTCTGGAGCTTGATAATTGCAGTTTATTAACATCAGTATCTTTGGATCTGCAACGCCTGAAGAACATAAGGCTTGTACACTGTCGAAA ATTTATTGATTTAACTTTAAGGAGCAGTGTGCTTACATCAATCACAGTTTCAAATTGTCCCTCTCTCCAAAGAATCAGTATTATATCAAATGCACTCAAA AAATTAGTTTTGCAAAAGCAAGAAAGCTTAACGACCTTGGTCCTGCAATGCCCTTCTTTGCAAGAAGTGGATCTCGCTGAATGCGAATCATTGACGAATTCGATTTGTGAAGTTTTCGGCAGCGGAGGTGGCTGTCCCTTGTTGAGATCATTAGTTCTTGACAATTGTGAG AGATTGACAACAGTGAGTTTCCGCAGTACATCTTTGGTTAGTCTTTCACTTGGTGGTTGCCGTGCTATAACGTCTCTTGAACTCAAATGTCCTTACCTTGAGCATGTCTCGTTAGATGGTTGTGATCATCTTGAGAGAGCATCATTTTCACCT GTTGGTCTCAAGTCATTGAATATGGGAATATGCCCGAAACTGAATGTGCTCCTTGTTGAAGCACCATCAATGGTTTCCCTTGAACTAAAGGGCTGTGGTGTGTTATCTGAAGCATTTATCTACTGCCCTCTTCTTACAGCTTTGGATGCATCTTTCTGCAG CCAACTCAAGGATGATTTCTTATCCGCTACAGCATTTTCATGCCCGCTTATTGAATCATTGGTCTTGATGTCATGCCCATCTGTTGGTCCTGATGGACTTTCATCTTTACGTGGCCTTCGCAGCTTGACTTACCTCGATTTGTCATACACCTTTTTGGTTAATCTGCAACCTGTTTTTCGCTCCTGCTTGTATTTGAAG GTTCTGAAATTGCAAGCATGCAAGTATCTTAGTGACACATCGTTGGAGCCTATTTACAAAGGCAATGCTCTCCCAGCTCTCTGTGAATTGGACTTGTCGTATGGGACGCTCCGCCAGTCGGCCATAGAGGAGTTGCTTGCTGGTTGTAGGCACTTAACTCATGTCAGCCTGAATGGTTGTGTCAATATGCATGACTTGGATTGGGGGTTTCACAATGGACGATTATCTGATGTCAGCACTTCTTACGAGTTGTTTGGTGGCTCGTCTGGGGAAAGTGATATGCTTCTGCCTGAGCACGAAACTAACCGCCTGCTCCAGAATCTTAACTGTGTCTGCTGTCCAAATATCAAGAAGGTGGTTATTCCTCCTACCGCGAGATGTTTCCATCTATCATCTTTGAATCTTTCATTGTCATCAAACTTGAAGGAAGTCGACATATCATGCTGCAATTTGCTCTTTCTCAACCTGAG CAATTGTAACTCGTTGGAGATTTTGAAGCTCGATTGTCCACGTTTAACCAGTCTTTTTCTTCAG TCTTGTAGCATTGAGGAGGAAGCTGTCGAAACGGCTATAACTCATTGCAGTGTGCTGGAGACACTTGATGTCCGTTTTTGTCCAAAG ATATCTCCACTGAGCATGGGTACACTACGTCTGGCATGCCCGAGTTTGAAGCGGATCTTCAGCAGCTTAGCAGCGACATGA
- the LOC121750283 gene encoding uncharacterized protein LOC121750283, with amino-acid sequence MASPVWVFASLIFLISASAASAQSKVTDNPADELVAVVNGNRTASKLSSLYSSQGLACIALQYIKAYQGDCGAVGGPKAKKPADSEFTETFAPVCGVVASTLAPITGRLLGCQSKYLKPSEAFSEILMKNNKSMEIVQSKNHTEVGAAVSGSDSGSYFWCVLFSSGKSNSSFALEGTTAKISRPGCFSGANDVCSGAALSRTPRVWPAAAAGLIALAYAFGF; translated from the exons ATGGCGAGTCCAGTTTGGGTTTTCGCATCtctcattttcttaatttcagCTTCTGCTGCAAGTGCTCAGA GTAAAGTGACGGATAACCCTGCTGATGAGCTCGTGGCCGTGGTCAACGGCAATCGAACAGCTAGCAAACTGTCGTCCTTGTACAGCAGCCAAGGCCTCGCGTGCATTGCTCTCCAATACATCAAAGCGTACCAAGGGGACTGTGGTGCCGTAGGCGGACCAAAGGCCAAGAAACCGGCTGACTCTGAGTTTACTGAAACTTTTGCTCCCGTCTGCGGTGTTGTGGCCTCGACCCTCGCCCCCATCACCGGCCGCCTACTGGGGTGCCAGTCGAAGTACCTGAAGCCGTCGGAGGCGTTTTCAGAGATCTTGATGAAAAACAACAAGAGCATGGAGATAGTTCAGAGCAAGAACCACACGGAGGTCGGTGCTGCTGTTAGTGGCTCGGACAGTGGCTCGTACTTTTGGTGCGTGCTGTTCAGTAGTGGGAAGTCGAACAGCAGCTTCGCATTGGAAGGGACTACGGCCAAGATAAGCCGGCCAGGATGCTTCAGCGGCGCCAATGATGTGTGTAGTGGCGCTGCTTTGTCGAGGACGCCTCGTGTTTGGCCGGCCGCTGCGGCTGGTTTGATTGCATTGGCTTATGCATTTGGATTTTGA
- the LOC121750557 gene encoding uncharacterized protein LOC121750557 produces MHSGFEITGIHQQQQQQQPENPLLLSMNPTHILDQIHTSQQPLLLPPSPYFPLNFKLGLNEIHSTSSAAPNGVSQQYHLPEARQSSLGILHSQFWEPLLAEVSNENSEIVRRRETLATCLDAKSRAHFSELEAVYKRHGNAEATQTAPNLTPPPPLPVTDEEEPSRTEAKKTKRKKKKVTDSDPQQITPMEEFFENLVKQVLEHQEKLQRKFTEVIDRLSEERRAREEAWRSQELAHLEREAAARAHEKAMAKSREATIVSYLEKITGQLINMPTSESAAAANTSPDSNFGGGEDEMQLDRDRD; encoded by the exons ATGCATTCGGGTTTCGAAATCACCGGCATccaccagcagcagcagcaacagcaACCCGAGAACCCGCTTCTACTATCCATGAACCCGACCCATATCCTCGACCAAATCCACACATCCCAACAACCACTACTCCTCCCCCCCTCCCCCTACTTCCCCCTCAACTTCAAGCTCGGCCTCAACGAGATTCACTCAACTTCCTCCGCCGCCCCCAACGGTGTGAGTCAGCAATACCATCTGCCCGAGGCCAGACAATCATCTCTCGGAATTCTCCACTCTCAATTTTG GGAACCCCTTCTCGCAGAAGTATCCAATGAAAACAGTGAAATAGTGAGGAGGAGAGAAACTCTAGCGACCTGTTTGGACGCCAAAAGTAGAGCACATTTCAGCGAGCTGGAAGCCGTATACAAACGTCACGGTAATGCTGAAGCCACCCAAACAGCCCCTAACTtaacaccaccaccaccactgccCGTGACCGACGAAGAAGAACCTTCCAGAACCGAAGCGAAGAAgacgaagaggaagaagaaaaaagtgACGGATTCGGATCCGCAGCAAATCACTCCGATGGAGGAATTCTTCGAGAATCTGGTGAAGCAGGTGCTGGAACACCAGGAGAAACTGCAGAGGAAATTCACGGAGGTGATCGATCGGCTGAGCGAGGAGAGGAGAGCGAGGGAGGAGGCGTGGAGGAGTCAGGAGCTCGCGCATCTCGAGCGCGAGGCGGCGGCGAGGGCTCACGAGAAGGCGATGGCGAAGAGCCGCGAGGCGACGATCGTTTCCTATCTGGAGAAGATTACAGGACAGCTGATTAATATGCCGACGTCGGAGAGCGCGGCGGCGGCAAACACCAGCCCCGACTCGAATTTCGGAGGCGGAGAGGATGAGATGCAGCTCGATCGAGATCGGGATTGA